Proteins from one Candidatus Nomurabacteria bacterium genomic window:
- a CDS encoding ZIP family metal transporter, producing the protein MFESLIAAAGVASVSLVGVFFFGNTKRLIGAQKFVVPVAVGVFLSLILTELIPETLSLSPEWGGIAIAGGFILFYILANALHQKYHHLESEDCDRKGAAMLLLIGDGIHNVADGVVLGGAFMVDPTVGIATAVGLAIHEIPQEIVEFGVLIRAGYTRTRAALLNLLSASSIIVGVVLIFIIAEHAEDFVWLITGIAAGNLLFLAASDLLPRIHGNLSHYRSIWHSTLSIILGFILMTVVLTWTHEHFGHGADAHDEYDSHLLHEVMVE; encoded by the coding sequence ATGTTTGAATCACTCATTGCTGCTGCTGGCGTCGCCTCCGTCTCACTCGTCGGTGTCTTTTTCTTTGGTAATACAAAGCGACTCATTGGCGCACAGAAGTTTGTTGTTCCAGTTGCAGTTGGTGTCTTCTTGAGCTTGATCTTGACCGAACTGATCCCAGAGACACTCTCACTTTCACCGGAATGGGGTGGTATTGCCATCGCAGGTGGCTTTATCCTCTTTTACATACTAGCGAATGCACTGCACCAAAAGTATCACCACCTCGAAAGCGAAGACTGTGATCGTAAGGGTGCTGCGATGCTCTTACTCATCGGTGACGGGATTCACAATGTCGCAGACGGTGTCGTCCTTGGTGGTGCGTTTATGGTCGATCCGACCGTAGGTATCGCAACCGCTGTCGGACTAGCGATCCACGAGATCCCGCAGGAGATCGTTGAGTTTGGAGTATTGATCCGCGCCGGCTACACCCGCACGAGAGCTGCTCTTCTTAATCTCCTCTCTGCCAGCAGCATTATTGTTGGCGTTGTACTCATTTTTATCATTGCAGAGCACGCGGAGGATTTTGTATGGCTCATTACTGGAATCGCGGCCGGGAACCTCCTCTTCCTTGCGGCCAGTGATCTCTTACCTCGCATTCACGGCAACCTCTCACACTACCGGAGTATCTGGCACTCTACTCTTTCGATCATCCTTGGTTTTATCCTCATGACAGTCGTCTTGACCTGGACGCACGAACACTTTGGTCATGGTGCTGATGCGCACGACGAGTACGATTCGCACTTACTACATGAGGTGATGGTGGAATGA